Proteins from a genomic interval of Methanoplanus endosymbiosus:
- a CDS encoding type II toxin-antitoxin system HicA family toxin — MSRLPLLSSESVIKKLNKAGFEAAPCRGKGSHIALYKTDECGKKLLVIVPQRNPIPRGTLLSILKQASLTKDEFVSL; from the coding sequence ATGAGCAGACTTCCTCTGTTGTCATCCGAATCTGTGATTAAAAAATTAAATAAAGCTGGTTTTGAAGCAGCACCCTGTCGTGGTAAAGGGAGTCACATTGCACTGTATAAAACTGATGAGTGTGGAAAAAAGCTTCTTGTCATAGTTCCGCAGAGAAATCCAATTCCCCGGGGCACTCTCCTGTCAATTCTAAAGCAGGCTTCTCTGACAAAAGATGAATTTGTCAGTTTATAA
- a CDS encoding nucleotidyltransferase domain-containing protein codes for MNVPQYMIDRIKEELAGRKPIFYTLSGAHLYGFPSKDSDYDIRGCHILSLKDICRLKEERDVIEKMDGEFDFVSFDIKKELFLLLKNNSNVLEHIFAKPLTEGPEFKELRRIAEKSLSKKIYEPYHGLAVHNYEKYILRNSGEGKTYEMHNPGKTHLNPDITFRTPGNGKANSTVKKYLYVLRSQMAGIYALEMGKIEPDITTLNSHFRFSVVDDLIAIKKSGSEKELLHSAEEAESLISKLWKELDSALENSPLPKRPPEEAYKMADEFLLKCRGVI; via the coding sequence ATGAATGTACCGCAATATATGATCGACAGAATTAAAGAGGAACTCGCCGGAAGAAAACCGATATTCTATACTCTTTCCGGTGCACACCTCTATGGCTTTCCATCAAAAGACTCGGATTATGACATCAGGGGCTGCCATATCCTAAGCCTAAAAGACATCTGCAGGCTCAAAGAAGAGCGTGATGTAATCGAAAAGATGGACGGTGAATTTGATTTTGTCTCATTTGACATAAAAAAAGAGCTTTTTCTCCTCCTAAAGAACAATTCAAACGTCCTTGAGCACATCTTTGCAAAACCCCTGACAGAAGGGCCTGAATTTAAGGAACTAAGGAGAATTGCAGAAAAATCTCTGAGCAAAAAGATATATGAACCCTATCATGGCCTTGCAGTGCACAATTATGAGAAATACATCCTCAGAAATTCAGGAGAAGGAAAGACATATGAAATGCACAATCCGGGTAAAACACACCTAAATCCGGATATAACATTCAGAACTCCGGGAAATGGCAAAGCAAACTCTACTGTAAAGAAATATCTCTACGTCTTAAGGAGCCAGATGGCCGGAATATATGCCCTTGAAATGGGAAAAATAGAACCTGACATCACCACACTAAACAGTCATTTCAGATTTTCGGTTGTAGACGACCTGATAGCCATAAAAAAATCCGGCAGTGAAAAAGAACTGCTTCACTCCGCAGAAGAAGCAGAATCATTAATATCAAAACTCTGGAAAGAACTTGACAGTGCACTGGAAAACTCACCCCTCCCAAAAAGACCTCCGGAAGAAGCATACAAAATGGCAGATGAATTCCTGCTTAAATGCCGGGGAGTCATATAG
- a CDS encoding type II toxin-antitoxin system HicB family antitoxin, protein MKFNVVIQKDEEGGYIAECPDLPGCITEGDTPDEAIENLNEAIIGCLKSRLKCAIKKVKVKESDKIVNISLDISNNSNSIHA, encoded by the coding sequence ATGAAATTTAATGTTGTTATTCAAAAGGATGAAGAAGGAGGATATATTGCCGAATGTCCTGATCTCCCTGGCTGCATTACTGAAGGAGACACTCCGGATGAAGCCATTGAAAATCTTAATGAGGCGATTATCGGCTGTCTCAAATCAAGGTTAAAATGTGCAATAAAAAAAGTCAAAGTTAAAGAGAGTGACAAAATAGTTAATATATCTCTGGATATATCTAATAATTCCAATAGTATTCATGCCTAA
- a CDS encoding DUF1616 domain-containing protein, translating into MNEDEKLDNIITAFSPERIFKDIIVIFIWLILAVIFIYTPILNQTPLRVVFALPVVLFIPGYALIAALFPGNKDIDGIERTALSFGLSIAVVPLIGLGLNYTPWGIRLDPIVTSLVIFTTAMLVIAQYRRSIIPDEEQYRVPLKPMIEEAKGELFPKESTKLDRILSIVLIISIIAAIGTTIFVIVVPKEGEKFTEFYILGEEGMAADYPTKFYANTDQNITIGVGNHEYRDINYFVELFAVNQTFNEITNTSKINTMELLGRKEITVADNTTEEFDYTFSVKDPDVNKIEFLLFADSYPDSSVTKFERINESYRDLHLWVDVREPIKTG; encoded by the coding sequence ATGAACGAAGACGAAAAACTTGACAACATAATAACAGCCTTCTCACCGGAGAGAATATTCAAAGACATAATTGTCATATTCATCTGGCTGATACTTGCAGTAATATTCATCTACACGCCGATTCTCAACCAGACTCCCTTAAGAGTTGTATTTGCACTCCCGGTAGTATTATTCATACCCGGATATGCACTAATTGCAGCACTATTTCCGGGCAACAAAGACATAGACGGCATAGAGAGAACTGCACTCTCATTCGGACTGTCAATTGCAGTTGTACCACTTATCGGACTGGGCCTGAACTACACTCCCTGGGGTATCAGACTTGACCCGATTGTAACTTCACTTGTGATCTTTACAACCGCGATGCTTGTAATTGCCCAGTACAGAAGGTCCATAATCCCGGATGAAGAGCAGTACCGTGTCCCCCTAAAGCCAATGATAGAAGAGGCAAAAGGAGAACTCTTCCCAAAAGAAAGCACAAAACTGGACAGGATACTCTCAATAGTCCTGATAATATCAATTATCGCTGCAATAGGAACGACCATCTTTGTAATAGTTGTTCCCAAAGAAGGCGAGAAGTTCACAGAATTCTATATACTTGGTGAAGAAGGTATGGCCGCCGATTACCCGACCAAATTCTATGCCAATACTGATCAGAATATTACCATAGGAGTCGGAAACCACGAATACAGGGATATAAATTATTTTGTTGAACTCTTCGCAGTAAACCAGACATTCAATGAGATAACCAACACATCAAAGATAAACACAATGGAGCTTCTGGGCCGAAAAGAGATAACAGTCGCAGACAACACCACAGAAGAATTTGACTACACCTTCAGCGTTAAAGATCCGGACGTCAACAAAATAGAGTTCCTCCTCTTTGCAGACTCATACCCAGACAGTTCAGTCACAAAGTTTGAGAGGATTAACGAGAGCTACAGGGATCTGCACCTATGGGTTGATGTGAGAGAACCAATAAAAACCGGATAA
- a CDS encoding RNA-binding domain-containing protein: protein MTPEESITAISAGEDSHRQFKQDITNADALAAEMAAFANSEGGTIFIGVADDGTVPGLTLKDVGRLNQLISNSASYHVKSPLNVRTENVRMEKDRIVIVLTVPKGIDKPYFDKNGVIWIKTGADKRRVNTKEELCRLFQSADQFHADELPTKAGTDRIDRLRLRMFLEKKYGIQYPESDDDLLRILQNMNLATDSGKLNLAGVLLFAENPEWIKPEFIVKGVCYPGNDVHISSYHDMEDFSGTLPEIFEKALSFIMRNLHKIQAGRGINAPGIPEVPEIVFEELLVNALIHRDYFISAPVRIFIFDNRIEIISPGNLPKNLTVAKIKTGNSNIRNPVLTSFAAKGLLPYRGLGSGIKRAVEEWPDIDFTDDREGGLFKVIIHRKYSRER from the coding sequence ATGACACCTGAGGAATCAATCACTGCAATATCTGCAGGCGAAGACAGCCATAGACAGTTTAAGCAGGATATAACCAATGCAGATGCCCTTGCAGCAGAGATGGCAGCCTTTGCCAACAGTGAAGGGGGAACGATATTTATTGGTGTTGCAGATGACGGAACAGTACCCGGACTGACCCTAAAGGATGTTGGAAGATTAAATCAGTTGATAAGCAATTCAGCTTCATATCATGTAAAAAGCCCGCTTAATGTCAGGACAGAGAATGTCCGTATGGAAAAGGACAGGATTGTAATAGTCCTTACGGTCCCAAAAGGCATAGATAAACCTTACTTTGATAAAAACGGAGTCATCTGGATAAAGACCGGGGCAGATAAAAGGCGTGTGAATACAAAAGAAGAACTATGCAGACTCTTTCAGAGTGCCGATCAGTTTCATGCAGATGAACTTCCAACCAAAGCAGGAACTGACAGAATTGACAGACTGCGTCTCAGGATGTTTCTTGAAAAAAAATATGGCATCCAGTATCCTGAATCTGATGACGATCTGCTCAGAATTCTCCAGAATATGAACCTTGCAACAGATTCCGGGAAACTAAACCTTGCAGGGGTTTTGCTATTCGCAGAAAATCCCGAATGGATTAAACCGGAATTCATAGTTAAAGGAGTGTGCTATCCCGGAAATGATGTCCATATCAGCAGTTATCATGATATGGAAGACTTCTCAGGGACACTTCCTGAGATATTTGAAAAGGCATTATCGTTTATCATGCGGAACCTGCATAAAATCCAGGCCGGAAGAGGTATTAATGCACCCGGAATACCTGAAGTCCCGGAGATTGTATTTGAAGAACTCCTGGTAAATGCACTTATTCACAGGGATTACTTCATCAGTGCTCCGGTCAGGATATTTATATTTGACAACAGAATTGAGATCATCAGCCCCGGAAATCTGCCCAAAAACCTCACTGTTGCAAAGATTAAAACCGGAAATTCCAATATCAGAAATCCGGTTCTGACATCATTTGCTGCGAAAGGGCTTTTACCTTACAGGGGTCTTGGCTCCGGGATAAAACGTGCAGTTGAAGAATGGCCTGACATAGATTTCACTGATGACCGTGAGGGCGGCCTCTTTAAAGTGATTATCCACAGGAAGTACAGCCGGGAGAGATAA
- a CDS encoding ATP-binding protein, whose protein sequence is MIITIIIVAFYGREKELKLLQKLYDKLPGMVVINGRRRVGKTSLIREFINDKKSLYFFVDNNKTIDILIQDFYHQIRDTLDLPVYVKINSPEDLLDFLFSYGEDLIVVFDEFQRFYDIYPAFITQLQNKWDMDGESSRLYIIASGSSVGMMNKIFIDGGAPLFKRADNILTIKPFTPKEIWNYLDDIGIIKREEKLKLYLLFGGMIYYYRLAEKYGCTDFDSALKNLVFDEFGPLKNEVKDVLVEEFGRLHPTYYEIISSLARGRSTQKEIADMTHIAPGSLTVYLHNLINLLGIVEYRIPSTDDPNRSKKGRYVLKDNFFRFYAYFIYPNLSIFMRDGDEGTIESLVHREWQSYSGLLFEDLARTLLLNRFSGQYEKMGGWWNRRGDEIDFIALDKSNIPVALEVKSRDMTAEDAMSVLKRLDNKISLISGFFGSAGDFLSLEKSGNVVSGDLVANVSGDFTPGISEAGIKRGYISGIVANGMGEADRALLEDDGYLFYDIFEMIDKYG, encoded by the coding sequence ATGATTATAACTATAATCATTGTGGCTTTTTACGGCAGAGAAAAAGAACTAAAACTTCTGCAGAAATTATATGATAAACTTCCCGGCATGGTTGTCATTAATGGCAGAAGGAGGGTTGGCAAGACTTCACTCATCAGGGAATTTATTAACGATAAGAAATCCCTGTATTTCTTTGTTGACAACAATAAGACAATTGACATTCTTATTCAGGATTTTTATCACCAGATCAGGGATACTCTTGATCTTCCTGTCTATGTAAAAATTAACTCGCCGGAGGACCTTCTTGATTTTCTTTTTTCTTATGGTGAGGACCTGATTGTTGTCTTTGATGAATTCCAGAGATTTTATGATATTTATCCTGCTTTTATAACGCAATTGCAGAATAAATGGGATATGGATGGTGAATCGTCCAGACTGTATATTATCGCCTCCGGATCTTCAGTTGGTATGATGAATAAGATATTTATTGACGGAGGTGCCCCGCTTTTTAAGCGTGCAGATAACATTCTGACCATTAAGCCTTTTACTCCTAAAGAGATCTGGAATTATCTGGATGATATCGGGATAATTAAAAGAGAAGAGAAGTTAAAGCTGTATCTTCTCTTTGGCGGGATGATATATTATTACAGACTGGCTGAAAAATATGGCTGCACTGATTTTGATTCGGCACTTAAAAATCTTGTATTTGATGAATTCGGGCCACTCAAAAATGAGGTTAAGGATGTTCTCGTTGAAGAGTTCGGCCGTCTTCACCCGACATATTATGAGATTATATCTTCCCTTGCCAGGGGCAGATCAACACAGAAAGAGATTGCTGATATGACGCATATAGCACCCGGTTCTCTTACTGTCTATCTGCATAATCTGATAAATCTCTTAGGCATTGTTGAGTACAGAATTCCGTCTACTGATGATCCAAACCGTTCTAAAAAAGGCAGATATGTACTGAAAGATAATTTTTTCAGGTTTTATGCATATTTCATATATCCAAACCTGAGCATATTTATGAGGGATGGGGATGAAGGCACCATAGAAAGCCTTGTACACAGGGAATGGCAGTCCTATTCCGGACTTTTGTTTGAAGATCTTGCCAGAACACTACTCTTAAACCGCTTCTCCGGGCAGTATGAGAAGATGGGTGGCTGGTGGAACAGAAGAGGAGATGAGATTGATTTTATTGCACTTGATAAATCAAATATACCGGTTGCGTTAGAAGTAAAAAGCAGGGATATGACGGCAGAAGATGCAATGTCAGTCCTTAAAAGGCTTGATAATAAGATAAGCCTGATTTCCGGATTCTTTGGTTCTGCCGGTGATTTTCTATCTCTGGAAAAGTCCGGAAATGTCGTTTCCGGAGATTTGGTGGCAAACGTTTCCGGAGATTTCACCCCCGGAATTTCAGAGGCCGGAATAAAAAGAGGGTATATATCCGGAATTGTGGCAAATGGTATGGGTGAGGCTGACAGGGCATTACTTGAAGATGATGGGTATTTGTTTTACGACATCTTTGAAATGATTGATAAATATGGCTGA
- a CDS encoding type II toxin-antitoxin system HicA family toxin, translating into MPKLPRASGDKHIQTLKKAGWKINHIEGSHYILIKEGNSSHLSVPVHTGKTMGPGLLKRIIKMAGMTNEEYCNLFKSR; encoded by the coding sequence ATGCCTAAACTACCAAGAGCGTCAGGGGATAAGCACATACAGACTCTGAAAAAAGCCGGTTGGAAAATTAATCATATAGAAGGCAGCCACTACATACTTATAAAAGAGGGTAACAGCTCTCATCTTTCAGTTCCGGTTCATACCGGTAAAACAATGGGACCAGGACTTCTTAAAAGAATAATCAAAATGGCCGGAATGACAAATGAAGAATATTGTAACCTCTTTAAAAGCAGATGA
- the wecB gene encoding non-hydrolyzing UDP-N-acetylglucosamine 2-epimerase, whose amino-acid sequence MICIILGTRPEIIKMSPIIRECEKRGLDYFVIHSGQHYSFEMDKAFFEDLNLPEPKYNLDVGSGTQGGQTAKILTGIEGVLMDERPDVVLVQGDTNTVMAGALAASKLHIKVGHVEAGLRSFDRKMPEEINRVVADHISDYLFAPTGESEKNLLAEGIPDEKVFVAGNTVVDAVYQNREISNEKSEIMNTLGLKSGKYLLVTAHRAENVDDRDRLSGIINGINAVSEQYSLPVIFPMHPRTEKMMKEFGISPGGIRIIKPAGYLDFLQLEAHARLILTDSGGLQEESCILGVPCVTLRDNTERPETVDCGGNVLAGTDSKRIVEAAEEMINFVDCRETDDSAKPESPDNKLWQNPFGDGKTSERIIDICLKD is encoded by the coding sequence ATGATCTGTATTATTCTTGGCACAAGACCGGAGATTATTAAGATGTCTCCGATTATAAGGGAATGTGAGAAGAGGGGACTTGATTATTTTGTCATACATTCGGGCCAGCATTACTCGTTTGAGATGGATAAGGCCTTTTTTGAGGACTTGAATCTGCCTGAGCCGAAGTATAACCTTGATGTTGGCTCCGGGACACAGGGAGGGCAGACTGCAAAGATTCTCACCGGTATTGAAGGTGTTTTAATGGATGAGCGGCCTGATGTGGTTCTTGTTCAGGGTGATACAAATACGGTAATGGCAGGTGCACTTGCTGCATCAAAGCTTCATATTAAAGTCGGGCATGTTGAGGCCGGACTTCGGAGTTTTGATCGTAAAATGCCTGAGGAGATTAACCGGGTTGTTGCTGACCATATCTCAGACTATCTCTTTGCCCCTACGGGTGAGTCGGAGAAGAACCTGCTTGCAGAAGGAATTCCGGATGAGAAGGTCTTCGTTGCCGGAAATACGGTTGTTGATGCTGTGTACCAGAATCGTGAGATTTCGAATGAGAAATCTGAAATTATGAATACTCTTGGTCTTAAGTCCGGAAAATATCTGCTTGTAACTGCACACCGTGCAGAGAATGTGGATGACAGGGATCGGTTGTCTGGTATAATTAATGGCATAAATGCTGTATCTGAACAATACTCCCTGCCGGTGATTTTTCCTATGCACCCACGGACTGAGAAGATGATGAAGGAGTTTGGAATCAGTCCGGGTGGGATAAGGATAATTAAGCCTGCCGGATATCTTGACTTTCTTCAGCTTGAGGCACATGCCAGGCTTATTCTGACTGATTCCGGTGGTCTTCAGGAGGAGTCATGCATTCTTGGTGTGCCCTGTGTGACACTCAGGGATAATACCGAGAGGCCGGAGACTGTTGACTGCGGGGGGAATGTGCTGGCCGGAACTGATAGTAAGCGAATAGTTGAGGCTGCTGAAGAAATGATTAATTTTGTGGATTGCAGGGAGACGGATGATTCAGCTAAGCCTGAAAGTCCGGATAATAAACTATGGCAGAATCCTTTTGGTGATGGAAAGACTTCTGAGAGGATTATTGATATCTGTCTTAAGGACTGA
- a CDS encoding acylphosphatase gives MKKATAKITGRVCDVGYRNIVDDAAYQNNIHGYVKYIDFHPDGCVPEKGDPESGIKKQSKTKSSHYDENAENKPEKRHNKIPGNNSYPHAVEVVAEGKESDLKKFFEDIIVRKRPVYVEEITQKWEESEGNHSYFELIREDFCYELYEGFNKIAIMDEKMDSAWLWYKHLIEEESDLTSDQPDKRA, from the coding sequence ATGAAGAAGGCCACTGCAAAGATAACCGGCAGGGTGTGTGATGTCGGTTACAGAAATATCGTGGATGATGCAGCTTACCAAAATAACATACACGGCTATGTAAAATACATTGATTTTCATCCGGACGGGTGCGTACCTGAAAAAGGTGATCCGGAATCAGGAATTAAGAAGCAGTCTAAAACCAAGTCTTCACACTATGATGAGAATGCGGAAAATAAGCCAGAAAAACGACATAACAAAATTCCGGGTAACAACAGCTACCCACATGCCGTTGAAGTCGTAGCTGAAGGAAAAGAATCAGACCTAAAAAAGTTTTTTGAGGATATAATAGTCAGAAAAAGACCAGTTTACGTCGAAGAAATAACTCAGAAATGGGAGGAGTCAGAAGGAAATCACTCATATTTTGAGCTGATCCGTGAAGATTTCTGTTATGAACTATATGAGGGCTTTAACAAAATTGCCATTATGGATGAAAAGATGGACTCAGCATGGCTTTGGTATAAGCATCTCATTGAAGAAGAATCAGATTTAACATCAGATCAGCCGGATAAGAGAGCATAA
- a CDS encoding RNA-binding domain-containing protein has protein sequence MLSGELLEIIKNGENSGVEFKRDDVRPESLAKEIAAMANFQGGHVILGVEDDGSISGLKRGDTEEWVMNVISRRVHPVILPYYEEITVNGKRVAVITFPPGISKPYVVREGGNEKIFIRVGSTSRPATREQQMRLFELGGILHTETMPVPGTDMSCLDKVRIVNYLKEIIHDPDIPQTEEEWHSRLLGLGFLTEASGSTYCTIAGLVLFGKTPRKYLKQAGIRVFAFKGRDKEYDALMDDILDGPLVGRFDFDDSGKTLLDRGLIERFTEAIKPFISKEEPGIDENFRRTKQWLWPYDAVREVVINALAHRDWTRFVEIEVGIYSDRFELISPGSLPNSMTIEKMIAGQRSPRNTIIVEVLRDYGYVDYRGMGIRTKVIPLMKKINGTKPLFENTEDYLKTILYRKKE, from the coding sequence ATGCTGTCTGGAGAACTTCTGGAGATAATAAAAAACGGAGAAAATTCCGGAGTGGAATTTAAGCGTGATGATGTAAGGCCGGAATCACTTGCAAAAGAGATAGCAGCCATGGCAAATTTTCAGGGCGGCCATGTAATTCTCGGAGTTGAGGACGACGGCAGTATTTCCGGGCTTAAAAGAGGAGATACCGAAGAGTGGGTTATGAATGTAATAAGCCGGAGAGTCCACCCGGTAATCCTTCCCTACTACGAGGAAATCACAGTCAATGGCAAAAGAGTGGCAGTCATTACGTTTCCCCCCGGAATTTCAAAGCCTTATGTTGTCCGTGAAGGTGGGAATGAGAAGATATTCATCCGTGTCGGCTCAACGTCACGTCCTGCAACAAGAGAGCAGCAGATGCGTCTGTTTGAACTTGGAGGAATACTTCATACGGAGACAATGCCTGTACCCGGCACTGATATGTCCTGCCTTGATAAGGTCCGTATCGTGAACTACCTAAAAGAGATTATCCATGATCCTGATATTCCACAGACAGAAGAAGAATGGCATTCAAGACTCCTGGGCCTTGGATTTCTGACTGAAGCATCCGGCAGCACATACTGCACAATTGCAGGCCTTGTTCTATTTGGTAAAACACCAAGAAAATATCTTAAACAGGCAGGGATTAGGGTCTTTGCCTTTAAAGGGAGAGATAAGGAATATGATGCACTGATGGATGATATTCTTGATGGCCCTCTTGTCGGCAGGTTTGATTTTGATGACTCCGGAAAAACACTCCTTGACCGTGGACTGATTGAAAGGTTTACAGAAGCCATAAAACCATTCATATCAAAAGAAGAACCCGGAATTGATGAAAATTTCCGGAGGACAAAACAATGGCTCTGGCCGTATGATGCAGTGCGTGAAGTGGTAATCAATGCACTGGCACACCGTGACTGGACACGCTTTGTAGAAATTGAGGTTGGGATATATTCAGACAGGTTTGAACTGATAAGCCCCGGAAGCCTCCCCAATTCAATGACAATAGAGAAGATGATTGCAGGTCAGAGGTCCCCACGAAATACCATAATTGTGGAAGTTTTAAGAGATTACGGCTATGTAGACTACCGTGGTATGGGTATCAGGACAAAGGTAATCCCGCTTATGAAAAAGATAAACGGAACTAAGCCTCTCTTTGAGAACACCGAGGATTACTTAAAGACAATATTATACAGGAAAAAAGAGTAA
- a CDS encoding ATP-binding protein, protein MILTSHYNDIIARDIASRFGADHSITERISYFMLTNTTSEYSYNSISKNTGVTVETAEKYTGYLLDSLMILQLPLFSYRLKVQYKQNKKTYAIDTGLRNEVSFSFSSEIEKIAENAVYIELKRRGHDIYYWKDKGGFEADFLIKEGMDISKIIQVCWDPKNDKTKSREERSIVKACTEFNLKSGLILTEDYQNTTEADGIKIEYYPLWKWFCKI, encoded by the coding sequence ATGATTCTAACCTCTCATTACAATGATATCATTGCAAGAGATATAGCCTCCAGGTTTGGCGCAGATCACAGCATAACTGAAAGAATATCGTATTTCATGCTTACCAATACAACATCAGAATACTCATACAACAGCATTTCCAAAAATACAGGTGTAACTGTAGAAACGGCTGAAAAATATACAGGATACCTGTTAGACTCACTAATGATTCTACAACTGCCGTTATTCTCATACAGATTAAAAGTGCAGTATAAGCAGAATAAAAAAACATATGCGATAGATACCGGGCTTAGAAATGAAGTTTCATTCAGTTTCTCATCTGAAATTGAAAAAATTGCAGAAAATGCAGTATATATTGAGCTTAAAAGGAGAGGTCATGATATTTATTACTGGAAGGACAAAGGCGGATTTGAAGCTGACTTCCTGATAAAAGAAGGAATGGATATATCAAAAATTATTCAGGTCTGCTGGGACCCCAAAAATGATAAAACAAAATCCCGCGAAGAGAGATCAATTGTTAAGGCATGCACAGAATTTAACCTAAAAAGCGGACTGATTCTGACTGAAGACTACCAGAATACCACAGAAGCAGACGGTATAAAAATAGAATACTATCCGTTATGGAAATGGTTCTGCAAAATTTAG
- a CDS encoding type II toxin-antitoxin system HicB family antitoxin, which translates to MDYDILVYEEDGVFVARCKKPEVASCGDTRKEALENIREAIDLYLINACELDITSEN; encoded by the coding sequence ATGGATTATGATATTTTAGTTTATGAAGAAGACGGAGTATTTGTTGCAAGGTGCAAAAAACCAGAGGTTGCCAGTTGTGGTGATACACGAAAAGAGGCCCTTGAGAATATCAGGGAGGCAATTGATCTCTATCTGATAAATGCCTGTGAATTGGATATTACGAGTGAAAATTAA
- a CDS encoding type II toxin-antitoxin system HicB family antitoxin, with the protein MKKMRLTVSIWEEDGVYVSKCQELEVASCGDSPQEALDNIREAIELYLVNARELGIIEDIEPALTSEYKFTSLIEVEG; encoded by the coding sequence ATGAAAAAAATGCGTCTTACAGTTTCAATCTGGGAAGAAGATGGTGTTTATGTTTCAAAGTGTCAGGAACTGGAAGTTGCAAGCTGTGGGGATTCTCCTCAGGAAGCACTTGACAATATCAGAGAAGCAATAGAATTATATCTGGTTAATGCCCGTGAGCTTGGAATTATTGAAGATATAGAGCCTGCGCTAACTTCAGAATATAAATTTACTTCATTGATTGAGGTTGAAGGATGA
- a CDS encoding transposase → MFFQHFGACRFIYNWGLENKIRTYETDGKSISRFALQKMLPDLKSEHAWMKDVNSQSIQSALLNLENAFTRFFREKKGFPKFKSRKDPVQSFSVPQHYNVNFDAQKIKLPKIGWVKTKLHRKYEGVEKTATVSVTSTGKFFISILVDDGQEQPPVQHFDADTTVGIDVGIKDFATLSNGEKIENPRYLKQSLLRLKVLQKRLSRKQKGSNNRNKAKNAVAKIHEKIHNQRSDFQHKLSFRLVCENQAIALETLNVKGMLKNHKLAQHIADASWSSFVTQLEYKAQKQGKTILQIGQFEASTKICSECGYYNRDLTLSDRDWICPDCGIHHDRDINAAINIKKFALDRQNLIGI, encoded by the coding sequence ATGTTCTTTCAGCATTTTGGTGCCTGTAGGTTCATCTACAATTGGGGTTTGGAAAATAAAATCCGAACTTATGAAACAGATGGAAAATCAATATCGAGATTTGCATTACAAAAAATGCTACCTGATTTGAAATCAGAGCATGCATGGATGAAAGATGTCAATTCACAATCAATACAGAGTGCATTGTTAAATCTTGAGAATGCATTTACTCGTTTCTTCCGGGAAAAGAAAGGATTTCCAAAATTCAAATCCCGGAAAGATCCAGTGCAGTCATTTTCAGTCCCGCAACATTACAATGTGAATTTTGATGCCCAAAAAATTAAATTACCTAAAATTGGATGGGTTAAAACAAAATTACACAGGAAATATGAGGGAGTTGAAAAAACTGCAACAGTGTCAGTCACATCAACGGGCAAATTTTTCATTAGTATTTTGGTAGATGATGGACAGGAACAACCTCCTGTACAACATTTTGATGCAGATACAACTGTGGGTATTGATGTAGGTATCAAAGATTTTGCAACACTCTCCAATGGTGAAAAGATTGAGAATCCCCGATATTTGAAGCAGTCACTTCTCCGACTGAAAGTGTTACAAAAACGATTGAGTAGAAAACAAAAAGGTTCTAACAACAGAAATAAAGCAAAAAATGCAGTAGCAAAAATTCATGAAAAAATTCACAATCAAAGAAGCGATTTCCAGCACAAACTCTCTTTTAGATTAGTATGCGAGAACCAAGCAATTGCACTGGAAACTTTGAATGTTAAAGGGATGCTAAAAAATCATAAATTGGCACAACATATTGCTGATGCATCATGGAGTTCATTTGTTACTCAATTGGAATATAAGGCACAAAAACAAGGTAAAACTATCTTACAGATAGGACAATTTGAAGCATCTACAAAAATCTGTAGTGAATGTGGGTATTACAACCGTGATTTGACTTTATCTGATAGAGATTGGATTTGTCCAGACTGTGGGATACATCATGACCGGGATATTAATGCCGCAATAAATATCAAGAAGTTTGCTTTAGATAGACAGAATCTAATTGGAATATAA